GGGTAGCCGGTGGACCTGCATGTCAGGGAACCGTCGGTGTTGAGATCAATGTCCTGAGGTTGAGGCTGAATAGTTGGCACTCCGTATTTGGCTTGAAGGAGAACATGGAGATGAAACATGATTATTAATCTGAACTTCAACCCTCGACATCAGTCATCACACTATTATTTTACCGCTGATATTTGATGTGTGATAAGCAGGACAAATGTACTTAATGAAAGCAGACATCTTATTTGtcataaagaaacagaaagtagCAAAGACACCGAGCAAACATTGAACAGTCTCTGTTGAAGGTAAATACCAGCCTGAAGGGGAAGGAAAGTCCCCCGTTCTCCACACGATCTACATTCCATCTAGCTCACTTTTACATCTTTCCTGCAGTCCATCTTTTGTctttaatctcataaatgtttacacaaacagacacaaaaatgaGCTCTCAGGGGCTTCACAGATGAACCATTCCCTCAaaatgatctgtgtgtgtgtgtgtgtgtgtgtgtgtgtgtgtgtgtgtgtgtgtgtgtgtgtgtgtgtgtgtgtgtgtgtgtgtgtgtgcgccaaAGAAGCTGTGACAACGTTTTATCTTAGAGCTCACCTGTGACGTTCAGTCTGGTGTGGTTGGTGTTATAACCACTGTCTGTGAACACATCACATGTATAAACTCCCTCGTCCTTAACAGCAGTTTTGTGAATGAGCAGGGATACGTTCACGTTCTTGTTGTTCCAGGACGGTTCAGCAAATGAATATCCAGGCAACGATGTTAGATTTCCATTTTCGTATTTAAGTACGGATTCTTTAACCCCCTCTTTCCTCCAAATTACCGCCAGGATTTCAGCATTTTCTGCGTCTTCTACGTCTCCTTCAGAGTAGTGGATTACACAGTCAAGTCGTGACTCCTGGTCACACTGTCCGATGTTTTGAGTCTTGCAGTGAATTTTCACAAAGGCTGTGAAGAAAGAATCACATGAATACCAAGAagaatcaaatatttcaaactctGATATGACGAAGGAACTTAAACTTACTCTGTGAACTTCCTGCACTGTTGAGGACAGCGAGCGTTAAGAGCAGTAAACCAGCGGAGGCCATGTTCCTTTTTTACCTGaaacaaaagttaaataaatgaatgctaaACGCAGGAATGGATTCATTCGTAACAAACCAACATGTTCTCAGTCATGTGGGATCTCTTCTGCAAACGCAGGATGTCAAGGAGAATAACGTTccccatgcaaacacacaaaaggtaCTTTaggtgtttctgttgttggAGTTGCACGCTACCAACAACCTCCAGCTCCTCACTGTACGCGCCCAGTCTGCAGCGGCTTCTCCCAGTGCGCCCACCCTGTGCTCAGGAGGtcatctggcacctc
This window of the Labrus mixtus chromosome 2, fLabMix1.1, whole genome shotgun sequence genome carries:
- the zgc:174863 gene encoding T-lymphocyte activation antigen CD80 isoform X5; translation: MASAGLLLLTLAVLNSAGSSQTFVKIHCKTQNIGQCDQESRLDCVIHYSEGDVEDAENAEILAVIWRKEGVKESVLKYENGNLTSLPGYSFAEPSWNNKNVNVSLLIHKTAVKDEGVYTCDVFTDSGYNTNHTRLNVTAKYGVPTIQPQPQDIDLNTDGSLTCRSTGYPKGRLSWFDKDNKPWLEQPKVEVLTTESGLFILSSTLNIQRGSAFSQYTCKVFNARGDKEAEKSFTVQDKPSIGGLGQDAKDTKDSNMILATKIVAPVLVVGSLIVGLLVLLLYKRRSQRDHQAVHTAELHMEEGDDQETEGDVQESLTTGETKITLTDDH
- the zgc:174863 gene encoding neural cell adhesion molecule 2 isoform X8; protein product: MASAGLLLLTLAVLNSAGSSQTFVKIHCKTQNIGQCDQESRLDCVIHYSEGDVEDAENAEILAVIWRKEGVKESVLKYENGNLTSLPGYSFAEPSWNNKNVNVSLLIHKTAVKDEGVYTCDVFTDSGYNTNHTRLNVTAKYGVPTIQPQPQDIDLNTDGSLTCRSTGYPKGRLSWFDKDNKPWLEQPKVEVLTTESGLFILSSTLNIQRGSAFSQYTCKVFNARGDKEAEKSFTVQDKPSIGGICCRAPHMILVSFFTQQPGWDKTPKTPKTQT
- the zgc:174863 gene encoding T-lymphocyte activation antigen CD80 isoform X7; its protein translation is MASAGLLLLTLAVLNSAGSSQTFVKIHCKTQNIGQCDQESRLDCVIHYSEGDVEDAENAEILAVIWRKEGVKESVLKYENGNLTSLPGYSFAEPSWNNKNVNVSLLIHKTAVKDEGVYTCDVFTDSGYNTNHTRLNVTAKYGVPTIQPQPQDIDLNTDGSLTCRSTGYPKGRLSWFDKDNKPWLEQPKVEVLTTESGLFILSSTLNIQRGSAFSQYTCKVFNARGDKEAEKSFTVQDKPSIGGLGQDAKDTKDSNMILATKIVAPVLVVGSLIVGLLVLLLYKRRSQRDDQETEGDVQESLTTGETKITLTDDH
- the zgc:174863 gene encoding butyrophilin subfamily 2 member A2 isoform X6, yielding MASAGLLLLTLAVLNSAGSSQTFVKIHCKTQNIGQCDQESRLDCVIHYSEGDVEDAENAEILAVIWRKEGVKESVLKYENGNLTSLPGYSFAEPSWNNKNVNVSLLIHKTAVKDEGVYTCDVFTDSGYNTNHTRLNVTAKYGVPTIQPQPQDIDLNTDGSLTCRSTGYPKGRLSWFDKDNKPWLEQPKVEVLTTESGLFILSSTLNIQRGSAFSQYTCKVFNARGDKEAEKSFTVQDKPSIGGLGQDAKDTKDSNMILATKIVAPVLVVGSLIVGLLVLLLYKRRSQPVHTAELHMEEGDDQETEGDVQESLTTGETKITLTDDH